Proteins from one Syntrophaceae bacterium genomic window:
- a CDS encoding long-chain fatty acid--CoA ligase: protein MDQYDKPDNLVELFEESIGKHAGNRMFGTKNKNGVYEWVTYAEVARRVENLRGGLAQAGIGKGDAVGLIANNRVEWFVAAFATYGLEGRFIPMYEAELIHIWKYIIADSQVKVLFVSKPEIYEKIRNFPNEISTLQSIYLIEGTGEGTMEALERAGEKNPVPSVRPKPEDVAVLIYTSGTTGDPKGVLLTHGNFTSNVLAGIAKYPELGEKDVTLAILPWAHSYGQTGELYAMIHLGACMGLAESPATIAQDIATVKPTWLVAVPRVFNRIYDGITAKMREEGGLAKTLFDMGVSSAKKKRELAAQGKSDFLTNLKFAIADRIVFSKIREKMGGRLKGSMTASAAMNVEIAFFFYDIGIPVYDCYGMTETSPAITMNASYAFRFGSVGQPVNKVKVVIDSSVVEPGATDGEIIAYGPNIMKGYHNKPDATREVLMPDGGLRTGDRGRLDKDGFLYITGRIKEQYKLENGKFVFPAALEEDICLVPWVANCVIYGENRPYNVCLVVPELPALQRWAEQKGLPADGKSLTESAEAKAFIAAEITGALKGKYGGYEIPKKFLLLAENFTLENGMLTQTMKLKRRVVLKKHMDAIEALYREG from the coding sequence ATGGATCAGTACGACAAGCCGGACAACCTCGTGGAGCTTTTTGAGGAGAGCATCGGGAAGCATGCGGGAAACCGCATGTTCGGGACCAAAAACAAAAACGGGGTCTATGAGTGGGTAACCTACGCCGAAGTGGCCCGCCGGGTGGAAAACCTGCGGGGAGGCCTCGCCCAAGCCGGCATCGGTAAGGGGGACGCCGTCGGGCTCATCGCCAACAACCGGGTCGAGTGGTTCGTGGCGGCCTTTGCGACGTACGGCCTGGAAGGGCGTTTCATTCCCATGTACGAGGCGGAGCTCATTCACATCTGGAAGTACATCATCGCCGACAGCCAGGTGAAGGTCCTGTTCGTATCCAAGCCCGAGATCTACGAGAAGATCAGAAATTTCCCGAACGAGATCTCGACCCTGCAGAGCATCTATCTCATCGAGGGCACAGGCGAGGGGACCATGGAGGCCCTGGAGCGGGCCGGCGAAAAGAATCCCGTTCCGTCCGTCCGGCCCAAACCGGAAGACGTGGCCGTCCTGATCTACACCTCCGGAACGACGGGGGACCCGAAAGGGGTCCTCCTGACCCACGGGAACTTCACCAGTAACGTCCTGGCGGGCATCGCCAAGTATCCCGAGTTGGGCGAAAAGGATGTGACGCTGGCCATCCTCCCTTGGGCCCACTCCTACGGCCAGACGGGGGAACTCTACGCCATGATCCACCTGGGGGCCTGCATGGGCCTGGCGGAGAGCCCGGCCACCATCGCCCAGGACATTGCCACGGTGAAGCCGACCTGGCTCGTTGCGGTTCCCCGTGTTTTCAACCGCATCTACGACGGCATCACGGCGAAGATGCGGGAGGAGGGCGGCCTCGCGAAGACCCTTTTCGACATGGGTGTGTCCTCGGCGAAGAAAAAGCGCGAACTGGCGGCGCAGGGCAAGTCCGACTTCCTGACGAACCTGAAGTTCGCCATCGCCGACAGGATCGTCTTCTCCAAGATCCGCGAGAAGATGGGCGGCCGCCTGAAGGGCTCCATGACCGCCAGCGCCGCCATGAACGTCGAAATCGCCTTCTTCTTCTACGACATCGGCATCCCCGTCTACGACTGCTACGGCATGACGGAGACCTCCCCGGCGATCACCATGAACGCCTCCTACGCCTTCCGCTTCGGGAGCGTGGGCCAGCCCGTGAACAAAGTGAAGGTCGTCATCGACTCCTCTGTGGTAGAGCCGGGGGCCACGGACGGCGAGATCATCGCCTACGGGCCCAACATCATGAAGGGCTACCACAACAAGCCCGATGCCACCCGGGAGGTGCTGATGCCCGACGGGGGACTGCGGACGGGCGACCGCGGACGCCTGGACAAGGACGGCTTCCTCTACATCACCGGGCGCATCAAGGAGCAGTACAAACTGGAAAACGGAAAATTCGTCTTCCCCGCGGCCCTGGAGGAGGACATCTGCCTGGTGCCCTGGGTGGCCAACTGCGTCATCTACGGCGAAAACCGGCCCTACAACGTTTGCCTCGTGGTGCCGGAATTGCCGGCCCTGCAGCGCTGGGCGGAACAGAAAGGGCTGCCGGCGGACGGGAAAAGCCTCACGGAGAGTGCCGAGGCAAAGGCCTTCATCGCCGCCGAAATCACCGGCGCCCTGAAGGGTAAATACGGAGGGTACGAGATCCCGAAAAAATTCCTTCTGCTGGCGGAAAACTTCACGCTGGAGAACGGGATGCTCACCCAGACGATGAAGCTCAAGCGCCGGGTGGTCCTTAAGAAGCACATGGACGCCATTGAGGCGCTGTACCGGGAAGGCTGA